A segment of the Phocoena sinus isolate mPhoSin1 chromosome 11, mPhoSin1.pri, whole genome shotgun sequence genome:
GGCCAGACCAGAGATCTGAGCCCAGAGTCCACCTCTGCTTGCCTGTTGCCCAGGTGTCCTCGGGCCCTCCAAGTGCACGGCTGGGAGCTCCCTGAGGTCCAGCCCAGGAGCAGCCAGACCAAGCGCGGGATCATCCAACCTAGCTGCTGGTTTCCACACGTGGCTGCCCGtcaccccacccccgaccccgtCCACTGCCGTGCCTCCTTTTGTACCAAGTGTCTGCACCACATAATCAGCCTGTTAGAGCCTGTCCTGGCCTCTCATTGTCTGTTCCGCACAATTAGCACATTATACACCATCCCAGTCTCCAACTGTCCACACTGCATAACTGAACAGTTTAATATCGGGCTACACAACGCTCCTCTGGATGACAGTGCCTTGTGTGCTCATTGTTTCATGTGCCCCGGCCTAAGCTAGATCGCCACTTTCTCATCAGCACGGaccatgtcttttcatttctcctggccCCTTGCCTGGCCCATGCTTGGTCCTAGGCACAGAGATCGTGTACGACAAATGGGGTTTACTGGGATTCCAGGGCTAACATTGTCATGTGCCACCTCAATGAGGAAACCCAGTGGGAATCTCCCCGCGTGGTCCTGAAACACAGCGGGCGCCAAGCTCTTCTGTCCCCCCCTCCGCCAGCCTGCCTGCAGCTGGGCAGGGGGCAACCATTCCTCTTCTTGGAAactgcctggggagggggggaaggtgCTTAGGGGGCAAGAGTGCTCAGGGGTTTGGCTGCCCCTCCGCGGTGACCTTCTGCCCCATGCAGACTCCACCCCTCCGTGGAATTCCAGGCACTCATCCACTCTTGGCCCAAAGTCCAGAGAATTTTGGTACCGTGCGGAAGTGAGTGACTATCACACAGAGAGCTTTTCTTCAAACTCATTTGAAAAGTGAGGCAAATCAGTTCTGGCCTACAGACTTCCAAACTGTAAACAATTAGCTAAATCAGAAATCAGATGACAGCAATCTATAGATCTTTTTACAataatgtatatacacatatgtgtatctgtgtgaTAAACATATATCGCTCCCATAGCACTATGTTCTGTCCACTTCCATGCTACTTCTATTCATGTTAGCAGATGGGtcatagataaatatatatagctCCCATAGCACTATGTTCTGTCCACTTCCATGCTACTTCTATTCATGTTAGCAGATGGGTCAATTTTCACCTATGAAAGGTATAGGAGTGTTATTTCCTGGCCTGAATACTGTTAAAAGTCAGGAAGGGCAAAGCTAGGAAATCACGGCAGATTATCACTAGCTGATCACAAAAATGTTCCCCTGGGCTGGAAAAAGGCCTCAGAACCTTTCCCTGAACGGGGCTGAGACAGCCATGAGCAAATGACCAGAGTGAACATGAGAATTAAAACCTACTTGCCCTGTGATTTAAGGAGTGGCTGTAAGAGAAAGAGGCCTGGGCCGCTGGGGCCATTTGAGTTCGTAACAGCCCTGCCCATCCACCTTCTGACACCCTCCACCGTGGGCCCAAGTTTAAGGCTATTTGGAAACCACTGCTGGTGGATCATAGGTCCAGACTGATTCTGAGAAAGAAAGGCCCCAGAGAACAACCCCTTTGCTGCcctgagaggaagaaaatgagcaTTCGGAACAGGAATTCACTCCTGCCGCTTCCCGGAGAATGTCCTCACCGCTCCAGCCACCAGTCGGCTCTGGTTGTAACTCTTGGAAGCTGCCACGATGGACGCGATTAGGAGAAGCAGGGTACCGATTAAATAGTGCAGGAGTTCCTGGGGGCAAAAACAAAGCAGAGCAGTGGGTAGGGAGCTCCATTCCTGGTTCTCAGAGGCACCTGGGCATTAGGAGAGATgaatggaggggagggagtgaCACTTCCTCTTCTCCCTGTAACACCCTGGCAGGAGCAGCGAAGCTCACTGGCAATGAGAAAGGAAGGCCAGCCAGAATGAGGCCACACAAGAGAGAAAAGACgccaggcaggcaggaggagaggcGACAAAGAGAAAGGATGCTTCTCGGGTGAGGAGAGATGTCCCCTAAGGACCACTCCCCTCCTGAGGTCAATCTGTCCACGGTACCTTGACCTCCGGCCAAAGCTACTAACAAGCAAATGAGCTGCTTCTAACTCCAAGGATGGAGAGTTTAAATGAAGCTCCAGCTCTGAGAAGCAAAGCCCCTTAAAAAGATGTGTGCCTTTGCTTCTGCTTCAGAGAAAGTTCTGGGCTAGCAATGTGCTGGTTTTGGTGGCTGCCTGGAGGGTCTCCCCATTCCGTGAACAAAAGTCCTCCCAGTTCTGTCCTCATTTtgtcttccctcttcttttctgtTGGAAGTGTGCCCTCAGGCCAGACTGCTGAGGGGTCTGCAGGAAGGGCTGACTCTGCCTTTGCTTCCCTTGGGTCCACAGGGGCATCCATTTCTGCCCCATTCACTCTCCATGATAAAATGGGGTCTTTGCAGGCCCTGGATGAGGCGGGGCCTCTATCATTCGACAACAAAGGAATGCTTCGCCtcatcctttcccctccccacaaacGCCAGATCAGAGGAGAACTGGGGCTTAGGGCCACTGACAGTGGGGTGTGCTCCcgagagaaatttatagctgtcAAGGCTTATATTAAACATGAAGAAAGGTTTCAAATTAATAACCTAACCTTTACCTTAAGACActggaaaaaggaaagcaaactaaacctaaagcaagaagaaagaaggaaataaagattggagcagaaatgaatgatacagagaacagaagaaaaatagaggaaatgaatgaaatcaaTAGCTGGTTCGTTGAAAAGGTCAACAGAATAGcgaaacctttagctagactgatcaagaaaaaaaaaagaaaacattcaaatgaccagaatcagaaatgaaagacagaTGGGAAtcccctggtgatccagtggttagaactcagtgctttcactgctggggcctgggttcaatccctggtctcgaaactaaggtcccacaagcaaAGAGgtgtggccataaataaataaataaaagcggGGACATCACTACTGGTGTTACAGAgataaaaaggattttaaaagaatactatgaTCAATCATATGCCAATAAGttagataacttagatgaaatggagaTATTCCTAGAAAGACATGCTACTGAAAATGACTCAAGTAGGAATAATCTGAATAAAATTTATAGCAAGTAGaatttgaattaataataaaaacactacCCACaagaaaagctcaggaccaggtggcttcacggcagaattctaccaaacatttagagaagaatcaATTCCAACTCTTCCCAAACTCTTCTAAAGAAcacaagaggagggaacacttcccagaTCATTCTATGAGGGCAATATTACCCTActaacaaaaccaaagacatcacAGGAAAACTAAAGACCAATAATATATCTTATGAATACAAACGCAAAAAtcctagcaaaccaaatccagctcCACATAAACTGAATTATATACCACAGCCAATCAGaatttgtcccaggaatgcaaagttagTTACACATGTGAATATCAATGTAATATGCCATATTAATAGAATCCTGGGGGGAAAACCTACATGACTATCTcaatagacaaagaaaaagcatttgacagattCTAACACCCTTTCATGATGGAAGCAACAAAGCAGGACTAGAAGGTAAGTTCTTCTATTTGATAAACCTCCTACAAAACCCCCACCTAACATCATATTTAACGATAAAAGATGAGTGCTTTCCTCCTAAAATAAGGAACAAGATAATGATATCTGCTCTTGCCACTTTAATGCAACATTCAACTAATTTCTTGCAATGAGccaagaaaatgaagcaaaaagcatctagattggaaaggaatgtaaaactgtctctattcacagatgatatgCTCTTATAGATAGATttgaaaatcctaaggaatccactaacaatctattagagctaataaatgattTCAACAAGATTGAGgctacaagatcaatatacagaaatcaattgtatttctatccACTTGCAATGAAcactccaaaaatgaaattaataattacaGTTGAAATAGTATAAAAAGGATAAGATACTTAGGAACACACTAAACAAAAATAGTATAAAActcatactctgaaaactacaaaacattgttgaaagaatttttttttttttgcggtacgcgggcctcttaccgttgcggcctctcccgttgcggagcacaggctccggacgcacaggctcagcggccatggctcacgggcccagccgctccgcagcatgtgggatcttcccggaccggggcacgaactcgcttcccctgcatcggcaggcggactctcaaccactgcgccaccagggaagcccaagaaattttaaaagatctaaataaatgggaaaacctcccatgttcatggatcatgacttaatattgttaaaatggtaataCTCTCCAAACTTATCTACCGATTCAATGCAATTCGTATTAGAATCCCGGGTGACTTCTTTGTAGAAACTGAAAAGCTGactctaaagttcatatggaatggcaaaaatccaaaacaatcctgaaaaaagAGGACAAATgggaagactcacacttcctaatttcaaaacttactgcaaatCCATAGTGATCAAGGTAGTATAGTAAGATCAGTGCAACAGagttgagagtccagaaataaatccatgcatttaTGGCCAACTAATTTTCAACAAGCTGCCAAGACCACTCAATGGGAGAAAGAACAGCCTTCCCAACAGATAACTGGGACAAcaggatattcacatgcaaaagaatgaagctgaatCCTTCCTTCATactatatgcaaaaattaactcaaaatggatcaaacacctaaatgtaagagctaaaagtaTGGAAggcttaaaagaaaacacagaggtgAATCTTCATGATCTTGAATTGGCAATGGCTTTTTAGATATTATACCAAAACCATAAACAacgaaagaaaaatataaattagatttcatcaaaataaaaaacttgtCCTTTAACAgatactatcaagaaagtaaagacaaaaagaaaagaaaaagaaaaaattatgggagaaaatatctgataaaggacatttaactagaatatacaaagaactcttacaactcaataataaaaagacaacttaatcaaaaaattggcaaaggatctgaaaagacatttctctaaagaaaatatacaaatggccaaaaagcacatgaaaagatgactAACACcgttagtcatcagagaaatgcaaatcaaaaccacaagctGTAACTTCACACTCACTGGAATAAAATCTCAGtcagaaataacaagtgttgacaaggatgtggaaaaattcgAACCTTTATACACCGCTGctaggaatgtaaagtggtacatccactttggaaaacagtctggcagttcctcaaacaattaaacatagttaccatgtgacccagcaattccactcttaggtatattcccaagcaaaatgaaaatatgtccacacacaaaatttgtacacaaaatgttcatagcaacatgaTTCATAATTGACAAAAGGTGGAAATTCATAATTGCCACATGTCCATCAATgatgaatcaataaacaaaatgtggtatatcctttCCATGGAAtatcagctataaaaagaaatgaagtactgatatatgctacaacatagatcAACCATGAAAACCCtctactaaatgaaagaagctagtcacagaaGACCAAATATATGAGTCCATTTACATGGTATGTCCAGAACAGGAAAAGTTACAGAGGCAGGAAGCCAATTAGTAGTTGCTCAGGGCTGGAGGTGATGAGGGATAGGAGGTAACAGCtaaagggtacagagtttctttttgaggtgatgaaaacattctaaaaataaCTGAGGTAATGGTTACACAAGTCTGGAAATACactaaaattcattgaattgtacacttcaatGGGTAATTGTATGACATGTgaactatatatcaataaagctgtttttaaaaagaacatagtGGGAAGAAAAAACCCTAGCAATTTCTGACATGTTTCCTCAGACTCTGCCAGTCCACTTTAGCTGACAAATCTTATCAATACTCACACAGTGTAAATACCCATTACCCCTATCAGCTTCTTCCTTCTATGTTCCTCCTccaagtcacacacacacacacagcccattTTCTGTCACTTGAGAAAACAAGCACTGAGGTGAGAGGCACAGCCTTCTTGTAGCTGGAAGGTGAGTTTTAGAAACCAGTGGGACATGAGGCATAGACGTGCACCCAACAGTGGGAAATTCAGAGCTGAAGCAGCCAAGGATGGTGCAGGAGGCGGGGTAGGCAGACAAGAAGGACTCCGTCAGGTCTCAGTGCCCAGCCTGCATCCTGGCCCGGCCACTCCCTTACCGACAGGGGCCAGCTGATACAGGTGAGCACACGGTACAGGCGGAAGAGGTGGACCAGGTAAAAGGCGAGAATCATGATCAAGTTGCAGATGGTGACCACTTCAAAGTAGCTGTAGGCACTGTAGCTGGTCCACACAGAGTTCCTCACGCAGATGAAGGCAATCAGCAGCGAGACCTGGGACGTGAACACAGAGACATCAGAGAAATGCCCACCCAAGATAGGCACCCAGGGAACGAACAACACCACAACAGAAACACAGACAACCACAGGGGACCGAGGAGCTGCCACAATCCAGGTTTACCCCATCACAAACTGGCTGGAACAGTGTAATTTCCCACAGTACAAGCTTTTGAAACACAAGCCATCGTGAACGCCAAGGGCGGCAGGGAGTGGTctgttctctctgttctctgaGGTCCATGTGCTGGCAGGATGCATCCTCAGGGAGAGGGCAGGAATTCTGGAAATAACCAGGCAGGACCACCTCCCTTATTTGCTGGACCTCCACCGAGTCAGCGTGATATTGAACCCCAGGTTTCCATGTTAGGTTGAACTGAAGGAAGTTGCCAATATTTGACTGTTTTTGACCCACCAAGATGTCAGTTCATACGTATAACCTACCAGCTGGCAGACAGTAAGCTACTGTCAACGAAAAATCAAATAACCAGCAagctaagaagaaaagagaattgtATTCGAGCCAAACTGAGTACTATAACCTGGGAAACAAATCAtcagaagctctgagaactgCTCCATTGATCAGGCATTAGAAAtgcagttttttatatatttttaatacatttatttatttctttttggctgcattgggtctttgttgctgcccatgggctttctctagttgtggcgagcggcggctactcttcgttgcagtgcgtgggcttctcactgcggtggcttctcttgtcgcggagcatgggctctaggcgtgcaggctcagtagttgtggcgcacgggcttagttgctccacagcatgtgggatcttcccggaccaggggtcgaacctgtgtcccctgcattggcaggcggattcttaaccactgtgccaccagggaagtcccaccgttttatatatttttgagacaaAGAAATTACGTATCATATTGACAGGTTAGCATTGTGTACACAGTTCCTc
Coding sequences within it:
- the CMTM7 gene encoding CKLF-like MARVEL transmembrane domain-containing protein 7; this translates as MSHGPGLVRTTCSSGSAPGAGAGAGQLGASSSEGLLDPVYPRTHAALLKVAQMVSLLIAFICVRNSVWTSYSAYSYFEVVTICNLIMILAFYLVHLFRLYRVLTCISWPLSELLHYLIGTLLLLIASIVAASKSYNQSRLVAGAIFGFLATFLCLASVWLSYKISCVTQSTDAAV